A stretch of Bacillus pseudomycoides DNA encodes these proteins:
- a CDS encoding HD domain-containing protein has translation MHRITLEQIFKHHITQKYVNRSGMVHAIAVAYHAFHLAKKHHASVDAATKAGFLHDIGHHTWYTGGEWDYELYKKNDIHAIKGAERAHKLLIRLGEHPKQAKEISVAILLHTDSFLLEQTLERTPLQNIIKWADEADEEPGGAHHYRTISYDKALKAIQQLDRLVELELQIQKAKSNKKVEQIYQ, from the coding sequence ATGCACCGTATTACGCTTGAACAAATTTTCAAACATCATATTACACAAAAATACGTAAACCGTTCTGGAATGGTCCATGCGATTGCAGTCGCTTACCATGCGTTTCACTTAGCCAAAAAGCATCACGCCTCAGTCGATGCGGCAACAAAGGCTGGTTTTCTTCATGACATAGGACATCATACATGGTACACAGGCGGAGAATGGGACTATGAATTGTATAAAAAGAATGATATACATGCGATTAAAGGAGCGGAAAGAGCTCATAAATTATTAATCCGATTAGGGGAACACCCGAAGCAAGCAAAGGAAATTTCTGTTGCCATTCTCCTGCATACGGACTCTTTTCTACTAGAACAAACACTTGAGAGAACACCTCTTCAAAATATTATTAAGTGGGCGGACGAAGCAGATGAAGAGCCAGGCGGAGCACACCATTATCGAACAATTTCTTATGACAAAGCATTGAAAGCTATTCAGCAATTAGACCGACTCGTAGAGCTTGAGTTACAAATACAGAAAGCAAAATCTAATAAAAAAGTAGAACAAATCTACCAATAA